From the genome of Streptomyces sp. V1I1, one region includes:
- a CDS encoding tyrosine-protein phosphatase: MTQQLPQVPSTEPELAGVRNFRDVGGLPTVDGRKVRHGRLFRSGHLAHATGSDASFLSTLGLHTIFDFRNAADMRLEGPDVELPGVRNVNLPLTDPADGAEFWKMVRDGDLDQLRSILADGKAAGRMSASYRTIIKQRTAEHSRVLHALAEDSVPALMHCAAGKDRAGLSVAVSLLAVGVEREAIEADYLKSNDPHRRYLVRRSDNSPAATSPEVMELLSPLFDARAEYLSAAFETIEQTWGTTERYLTEGLKVSPQTRERLRDRLLDEA; encoded by the coding sequence GTGACGCAGCAGCTGCCGCAGGTCCCGTCGACAGAGCCGGAACTGGCCGGAGTGCGCAACTTCCGGGACGTGGGCGGCCTGCCGACAGTGGACGGCAGGAAAGTGCGGCACGGCCGGCTCTTCCGCAGCGGCCATCTCGCGCACGCGACCGGGTCCGACGCCTCGTTCCTCAGCACGCTGGGCCTGCACACGATCTTCGACTTCCGCAACGCGGCGGACATGCGGCTGGAGGGCCCCGACGTCGAGCTGCCCGGCGTACGCAATGTGAATCTGCCGCTGACCGACCCGGCCGACGGCGCCGAGTTCTGGAAGATGGTCCGGGACGGCGACCTCGACCAGCTGCGGTCGATCCTCGCGGACGGCAAGGCGGCGGGGCGGATGTCGGCCTCGTACCGGACGATCATCAAGCAGCGCACCGCCGAGCACAGCAGGGTCCTGCACGCGCTCGCGGAGGACAGCGTCCCGGCCCTGATGCACTGCGCGGCGGGCAAGGACCGCGCCGGTCTGTCGGTAGCCGTCTCGCTGCTGGCGGTCGGCGTCGAGCGGGAGGCCATCGAGGCGGACTACCTCAAGTCCAATGACCCGCACCGCCGTTACCTCGTCCGGCGCAGCGACAATTCCCCGGCCGCGACGTCCCCGGAAGTGATGGAGCTGCTGTCCCCGCTCTTCGACGCGCGGGCCGAGTACCTGAGCGCGGCCTTCGAAACGATCGAGCAGACCTGGGGCACCACCGAGCGCTACCTCACCGAGGGCCTGAAGGTGAGCCCGCAGACGCGCGAGCGGCTGCGCGACCGGCTCCTCGACGAGGCCTGA
- a CDS encoding DUF6126 family protein encodes MSKHNEEGKFPRGLVIRLFAYLVAGHLFAAFLYLLFLLGGQNQ; translated from the coding sequence ATGTCCAAGCACAACGAAGAGGGGAAGTTCCCCCGAGGGCTGGTGATCCGGCTCTTCGCCTACCTGGTGGCGGGTCATCTCTTCGCCGCCTTCCTCTATCTGCTCTTCCTGCTGGGCGGCCAGAACCAGTAG